ATAACCTCTCCTTAAAATGTTATTGGTAAATAATGATGAATTATTTTATACTATAAAAAGAATTATTCAAATCAAAACATGAGGAATGTGAGGAAAAAAACCATGAAACTGGCCACCGTGGAACAAATGCGAGGGATGGATCGGCATGCAATAGAAAAATTAGGTCTTGCTGAAGAAATCCTGATGGAAAACGCTGCACTGGCTTCTGTTGTTCTGTTGCAAAGAAAAATCGGTATCCGAGGCAAAACGTTTGTGATTTTTTGCGGAGCCGGCAACAACGGAGGCGACGGCCTGGCCGTGGCGCGTTTGATTTACTCGGCAGGCGGGCAGGCAAAAGTATTCCTGGTGTCTTCGCCGAAGAAATACAGTGGAGCGGCAAGGACGAATTATGATGTTTTGTGCAACCTGTTCGGCGACGTTCAACTGTTGAGCCGGGCCGATGAAGCACGGGTTGACGCGCTGCACTGTGATGCCGTCGTGGACGCTGTTTTCGGTACGGGACTGGATCGAGATGTCAAGGGATTGGCCGCGGATGTGATCAGTCTGATTAATTCCAGTGGACGCCCGGTATTGAGTCTTGATATTCCTTCAGGGATTTCAGGTGACACGGGAAGGGTCGTGGGGGCCGCGGTCAGGGCCGCTTACACCGTAACGTTTGGTTTGCCGAAAATCGGCAACCTGCTTTATCCAGGTTATGACCATTGCGGAGAGCTTTTTGTGACACATATTTCCTTTCCTCCGGCACTTTATGACCGGGATAGTCTTCTGACACAGACCAATGAGCGGGTGTTGCTGCCTCCACGATCTGCCGAGGCCTATAAGGGGTCGATGGGTGATGTGCTGTTTATTGCCGGCGGGGCCAATTACTTTGGCGCACCGTATTTTTCCGCCATGTCGTTTTTGAAAGCGGGCGGCGGCTACGCAAGGCTTGCGGCGCCCGCCTCGATCATCCCGTTCATTGCTCAGTCGGGACGCGAAATTGTTTATCTGCCGCAGAGGGAAACAGCGGCATTCAGCCTGTCTCTAAAAGCCAAACCGGAACTCCTGTCTTTTGCGGAGAAGGCCGATATGGTGGTGATCGGGCCGGGCCTGTCTTTGCAGGAGGAAACGACAAAGCTCGTACGCGAGATGGCTGCCGTCATTTCTAAACCTCTTCTTATTGACGGCGACGGTTTGACGGCAATTGCCGAGCGGCCGGAAATACTGCTCAAAAGAAAAGCGGCAACGATTCTCACCCCTCACGCGGGAGAGATGGCGCGTTTGATGCGCAAGACCGTGGCTGAGGTGAATGCCGATAAGATTGATATTTTGCGGGCGGCGGCCGCGAAATTCAACGCAACCGTTGTTTTCAAAGGCGCTCATTCGCTGATCGGGTTGGTGGATGGCCGGGTGTATGTCAATTTGAGCGGCAATCCGGGAATGGCGACAGCCGGAAGCGGTGACGTACTGACCGGATGCATCGCAGCTTTGCAGGGATTTGGTTTGAGTTCGGAGATGGCAACGCGCAAGGGTGTCTTTCTTCACGGATATGCGGGAGATCTGGCAGCCGGGCAAAAAGGCCTGGACGGCATCACCGCAACGGATATTCTGGAACATCTGCCGCAGGCATTGAAAGACGACCGGGCGGGAACTATCGATTCAAAATATTGCGAACCGCCGGTTATTTTGTAATGGGGGCGAAAAGCTCGTCATATAAGCTTGATGTCCGGGGAGAAACGACAGGCCCGTTTATTGAAAAACGGGCCTTCACCAGGCAATAAACACGATTTACACCTGGCGGAAAACGTCGAATGTGCGCTTTATCCTTGCGGCATGAAGATTTTCTTGACATCCAAAACCGCGTTTTCTATATTAACAAAGATTTAAGGAGTGTTTGCCGATCAGCACGTTTTGTGACAGGCTTGTGGCCCTTCAGAACAAACGGTCAACCGGCTTATGATAGATCAGGAATGCAGACGGCCTTCCTCAACGCAAAAAAAAGGAAATAAAAAACTATGTCCAATAACATCGTGTTCTCCGGGAGCCTGATATTCTTAACGCTTGCTGATGTTTTTCAGCTACTGGGAGGAAATAATTGCACGGGAACATTGACCTTGCGGAGTCAATATTCAGCGGATAAGGGCGTTGTGCATTTTATCGACGGCCAGCCGATTAATGCCGTTTTGGGCAAACTGAAAGGATTGGACGCGGTATACGCTCTTTTCGGGTGGACTGACGGAACGTATGATTTTGCAGAAGGTGATTTAACCG
This DNA window, taken from Deltaproteobacteria bacterium HGW-Deltaproteobacteria-6, encodes the following:
- a CDS encoding bifunctional ADP-dependent NAD(P)H-hydrate dehydratase/NAD(P)H-hydrate epimerase → MKLATVEQMRGMDRHAIEKLGLAEEILMENAALASVVLLQRKIGIRGKTFVIFCGAGNNGGDGLAVARLIYSAGGQAKVFLVSSPKKYSGAARTNYDVLCNLFGDVQLLSRADEARVDALHCDAVVDAVFGTGLDRDVKGLAADVISLINSSGRPVLSLDIPSGISGDTGRVVGAAVRAAYTVTFGLPKIGNLLYPGYDHCGELFVTHISFPPALYDRDSLLTQTNERVLLPPRSAEAYKGSMGDVLFIAGGANYFGAPYFSAMSFLKAGGGYARLAAPASIIPFIAQSGREIVYLPQRETAAFSLSLKAKPELLSFAEKADMVVIGPGLSLQEETTKLVREMAAVISKPLLIDGDGLTAIAERPEILLKRKAATILTPHAGEMARLMRKTVAEVNADKIDILRAAAAKFNATVVFKGAHSLIGLVDGRVYVNLSGNPGMATAGSGDVLTGCIAALQGFGLSSEMATRKGVFLHGYAGDLAAGQKGLDGITATDILEHLPQALKDDRAGTIDSKYCEPPVIL